A genome region from Mercenaria mercenaria strain notata unplaced genomic scaffold, MADL_Memer_1 contig_765, whole genome shotgun sequence includes the following:
- the LOC128554809 gene encoding fibropellin-3-like, with translation MVVKLLEVLNVVLSLMNVIYTTETVFAQDLRVHVSEATQSRVTFVWRVSNLDFCGLQSNTKNKELVDYIDDCVPNPCLNGGTCVDGVNMHTCICVDGYDGDNCKNNTDDCVPNRCQNGGTCVDGVKTHTCICADGYDEENCKNNIDDCDPNPCQNGGTCVDGVNTHTCTCADGFDGDNCKNSICPFLFHFWQ, from the exons ATGGTGGTCAAG TTATTGGAGGTTTTAAATGTGGTTTTATCTTTGATGAATGTCATATACACGACAGAAACAGTGTTTGCTCAGGATCTACGTGTACATGTATCAGAGGCTACACAGAGCAGGGTGACGTTTGTGTGGAGAGTAAGTAATTTGGACTTTTGTGGACTCCAGTCCAATACTAAAAATAAGGAGTTAGTGGACT ATATAGATGACTGTGTTCCGAACCCTTGTCTAAATGGCGGCACATGTGTCGATGGCGTTAACATGCACACATGTATATGTGTAGATGGCTATGATGGAGATAACTGCAAGAATA ATACAGATGACTGTGTTCCAAACCGTTGTCAAAATGGCGGCACATGTGTCGATGGCGTTAAAACGCACACATGTATATGTGCAGATGGCTATGATGAAGAAAACTGCAAGAATA ATATAGATGACTGCGATCCGAACCCTTGTCAAAATGGCGGCACATGTGTCGATGGCGTTAACAcgcacacatgtacatgtgctGATGGCTTTGATGGCGACAACTGCAAGAATAGTATATGtccatttttgtttcatttttggcagtag